The following are encoded in a window of Clostridium thermarum genomic DNA:
- a CDS encoding FHA domain-containing protein translates to MIDYASIFRPIFIILFILIIYIIIFMALRIMYKDVKNGDKKKILKKSWGLEVIAAPENSNLGKGSIIPINRLITIGRKEDNMVILNDPYASGYHAKVYVRNTDYYLEDLNSTNGTLLNEEKVEGKVMLEPGDEIRIGTTLFKVIG, encoded by the coding sequence ATGATAGATTATGCAAGTATTTTCAGGCCTATTTTTATTATTCTATTCATACTGATTATATACATTATTATATTTATGGCTTTAAGGATTATGTATAAGGATGTTAAAAATGGGGATAAAAAGAAGATTTTAAAAAAGTCCTGGGGGTTAGAAGTAATTGCAGCTCCTGAGAATTCCAATCTGGGCAAAGGCAGCATTATTCCTATAAACCGCTTGATTACCATTGGCCGAAAGGAAGACAATATGGTTATTTTAAATGATCCCTATGCTTCCGGCTATCACGCAAAGGTGTATGTAAGAAATACGGACTACTATCTTGAGGACCTGAACAGTACCAACGGTACTCTGCTAAATGAAGAAAAGGTTGAAGGCAAGGTCATGCTGGAACCTGGAGATGAGATACGCATTGGTACTACCTTGTTTAAGGTAATAGGATAA
- a CDS encoding FtsW/RodA/SpoVE family cell cycle protein, with protein sequence MKSRRGELRLLFMTYLLCFAIFGNLFVLKQPFDKGALVMALIICLLFTYGYIIIRKFFPDGDKFIIMFTAIFSVIGIGMLYRLNTALAIKQVVWYTLGMAGFIALVVLLPDVKTFAKYKYLYLIITLILMSMATFIGTERGGAKNWVSLGPIGFQPSELGKLFLIAYLASALKDYKDIKTLIQPALIVMVSLGFMVLQRDLGSALIFFGFSVTMLYISTSKFKYVAVCLLLFLAGGFISYKMFSHVQTRVDIWINPWADPTNKGYQLVESLMAIASGGFFGTGLGMGHPNFIPVVESDFIFAAICEEFGIFMGFGIIILFFLLFYRCMRASLYVEDKFSQLLAVGYSAMIASQVLVIIGGVVGAIPLTGITLPIISYGGTSMFATFFALGIIQKISEEG encoded by the coding sequence TTGAAGAGCAGAAGAGGAGAACTCAGGCTTTTGTTCATGACCTATTTATTATGCTTTGCTATTTTTGGAAACCTATTTGTATTAAAGCAGCCTTTTGATAAAGGGGCCCTGGTAATGGCCCTTATCATATGTCTGCTTTTTACCTATGGCTACATAATCATCCGAAAATTTTTTCCTGATGGGGACAAATTCATAATAATGTTTACGGCAATATTTTCGGTTATAGGCATTGGAATGCTCTATAGGCTTAATACTGCCTTGGCAATAAAACAGGTGGTGTGGTATACCCTGGGCATGGCCGGCTTTATTGCTTTGGTTGTGCTGCTGCCGGATGTAAAGACCTTTGCCAAGTACAAGTACCTATATTTGATAATTACATTAATTCTTATGTCCATGGCTACCTTTATAGGAACGGAAAGAGGCGGTGCAAAAAACTGGGTATCCTTGGGCCCCATCGGCTTTCAGCCCTCAGAACTTGGAAAACTCTTTCTCATTGCCTATCTGGCGTCGGCTTTAAAGGACTATAAGGACATAAAAACCCTGATCCAGCCCGCGCTCATAGTGATGGTTTCCTTGGGCTTCATGGTGCTTCAGAGAGATTTGGGATCTGCTCTCATATTCTTTGGATTTTCTGTGACCATGCTGTATATTTCCACTTCTAAGTTTAAGTATGTGGCTGTTTGTCTGCTGCTGTTCTTGGCAGGTGGTTTTATCAGTTACAAGATGTTCTCTCATGTACAGACAAGAGTAGACATCTGGATAAATCCCTGGGCGGACCCAACCAACAAGGGCTATCAGCTGGTGGAATCACTAATGGCCATAGCTTCCGGCGGCTTTTTTGGCACGGGACTAGGTATGGGCCATCCAAATTTTATACCTGTGGTTGAAAGTGACTTTATCTTCGCAGCCATATGCGAGGAATTTGGTATCTTTATGGGGTTTGGAATTATAATCTTATTCTTCCTTCTTTTCTATCGCTGCATGAGAGCCTCACTATATGTAGAAGATAAGTTTTCTCAGCTGCTGGCAGTGGGCTACAGTGCTATGATAGCCAGTCAGGTTTTAGTGATTATAGGCGGCGTGGTAGGTGCCATTCCACTTACCGGAATCACTCTGCCTATTATCAGCTATGGAGGTACTTCCATGTTTGCTACCTTCTTTGCATTAGGTATAATACAGAAGATTTCGGAAGAAGGTTGA
- a CDS encoding peptidoglycan D,D-transpeptidase FtsI family protein encodes MGDLSVNIKKVLIVFLLLFVALISYFSYFIAVKGPAIANNSQNKRLWAKRNEVLRGTIYDRDGNALTKSEKESTLTQKREYTGGALFAHALGYVDQRYGITGLEATYDQELMADNSLSYFELIRNKGEVKEKIGHSIKTTLDSDVQRAAYDLLGDRKGSVVVLDPKTGEILAMVSKPSFDPNNLEEIWKDINANEDRPLLNRSVSGLYPPGSIFKVITAAAALENIEGVEDRIFEDKGKIVFNSKYSLSNYGGSVMGNINLRTAFMKSSNVVFGTLAMELGNDKLKDVAEKFYFNRDIKGDGIVVDNSRFPEIPKTEPGNMAQSGIGQSSILATPMEMALTAATIANGGVMMKPKLVSEVLTFENESIRVIPDEKLAQATSKEVADTIGSYMKDVVTSGTGKAAAVSGVQVAGKTGTADHSEEGEPHSWFIGFAPYENPKVAIAVIVEKGGTGGGAASKIASRVIQKALEKR; translated from the coding sequence ATGGGCGATTTGTCTGTTAATATAAAGAAAGTTCTTATTGTGTTTTTGTTGCTTTTTGTGGCCCTGATATCTTATTTTAGCTATTTTATAGCAGTGAAGGGGCCGGCCATCGCAAACAATTCACAGAATAAGAGACTTTGGGCTAAGAGGAATGAAGTTTTAAGAGGGACTATCTATGATAGAGATGGTAATGCCTTAACTAAAAGTGAGAAGGAGAGTACTTTAACTCAAAAGAGAGAATATACCGGTGGGGCCTTATTTGCCCATGCTCTGGGGTATGTGGACCAGAGATATGGAATAACCGGTTTGGAAGCCACTTATGATCAGGAGCTCATGGCAGATAATTCTCTTTCATATTTTGAGCTGATCAGAAATAAGGGGGAAGTTAAGGAAAAAATAGGCCACAGCATAAAAACTACTCTGGATTCAGATGTTCAAAGGGCAGCCTATGATTTATTGGGAGACCGTAAAGGTTCTGTTGTAGTGCTTGATCCTAAGACCGGAGAAATTCTTGCTATGGTTTCAAAGCCTTCCTTTGATCCTAATAATCTGGAAGAGATATGGAAGGATATAAATGCAAATGAGGATAGGCCACTGCTGAACCGTTCTGTTTCAGGCCTATATCCTCCGGGGTCTATTTTTAAGGTAATTACGGCCGCTGCAGCACTGGAAAATATTGAAGGGGTAGAGGATAGGATCTTTGAAGACAAGGGAAAGATTGTTTTTAACAGCAAGTATTCACTGAGTAATTATGGTGGCAGTGTCATGGGAAATATCAATTTGAGAACTGCCTTTATGAAGTCCAGCAATGTGGTTTTTGGAACCTTGGCCATGGAATTAGGAAATGATAAATTAAAGGACGTGGCAGAGAAGTTTTATTTTAACCGGGACATTAAGGGCGATGGTATTGTGGTGGATAACAGCAGATTCCCGGAGATACCAAAGACCGAGCCGGGAAATATGGCTCAAAGCGGTATAGGCCAGAGCAGTATATTGGCTACTCCTATGGAAATGGCCTTGACAGCAGCTACCATAGCCAACGGCGGAGTGATGATGAAACCAAAGCTTGTTAGTGAAGTCTTGACCTTTGAAAATGAGAGTATAAGGGTCATACCCGATGAAAAATTGGCACAGGCTACTTCCAAGGAAGTAGCAGATACCATAGGCAGCTACATGAAGGACGTTGTTACCAGCGGTACCGGTAAAGCTGCCGCTGTAAGTGGTGTACAGGTAGCTGGTAAGACAGGTACAGCAGACCATAGTGAAGAAGGTGAGCCTCATTCCTGGTTTATCGGCTTTGCTCCCTACGAAAATCCTAAAGTAGCTATAGCGGTTATTGTGG